Within Pseudomonas alloputida, the genomic segment TGCTGATGTCGATCTTGCCGTCTTTTTCCGGGGTGTAGTTCAGCTCCGCCAGGGCCGAGTGGCCGGTGCCGGCGTTGTTCCAGCCGTTGGAGCTCTCCTCGGCCACCTTGTCCAGGCGCTCGACCATTTCCATCGACCAGCCGGGCTCCAGCTCGTTGAGCCACACGGCCAAGGTAGAACTCATGATGCCGCCGCCCACAAGCAGCACATCGACCTTTCGGGTTTCCGCCGCTTGGGCATTGAGCATGCCGATGGCCAAGGCCAGCCCGGCCATCGCCAGTTTTGGCTTGATGGTGATCTTCATAACCTCTCCCGCGCCTCGTTGCTGTCCGTGGTTCAGCCACAAGCTTAGCCGACGCGTTTAGTCGGGTATGACGACGCACAAACACTTGCAATCGGCCACATCTCAAAATACTGTATGAATACTCAGTATCGCAGGTCAGCCACCATGCAACTCATCGCCAAACTCGGCATCCTTGCCGACGCCGCCAAGTACGACGCCTCCTGCGCCAGCAGTGGTGCGCCCAAGCGCAATTCGCGCGGCGCTGACGGCCTGGGTGCCACCAACGGCATGGGTATCTGTCACAGCTATACCCCGGACGGCCGCTGCGTATCACTGCTCAAGGTACTGCTGACCAACTTCTGCCTGTACGACTGCCAGTACTGCGTCAACCGCCGCTCCAGCAACGTGCCGCGCGCACGCTTCAGCCCCGAGGAAGTGGTGCGCCTGACCCTGGACTTCTACCGGCGCAACTGCATCAGCGGCCTGTTCCTCAGCTCCGGCATCATCCGCTCGGCGGACTACACCATGGAGCAGTTGATCCGTGTGGCCCGGCTGTTGCGCGAAGAACACAGCTTCCGCGGCTACATCCACCTCAAGGCCATCCCCGATGCCGACCCGCTGCTGATAGAAGAGGCCGGGCGCCTGGCCGACCGCCTCAGCGTCAACATCGAACTGCCCACCGACGCCAGCCTCAAGCGCCTGGCGCCAGAAAAGCAAGGGCACACCATTCGCCAGGCCATGGGCGTGATTCATCAGGGCCAGCAGGCCGTGGCCAACGAGCCCAGGGCGCCGCGCTTTACCCCGGCCGGGCAGAGCACCCAAGTCATCGTCGGCGCCGACAGCACCGACGACAGTACCTTGCTGCGCAATGCCGAGTCGCTGTACCAGGGCTACGGCCTCAAGCGCGTGTACTACTCTGCCTTCAGCCCGATCCCCGACAGCCCCGGCAGCGTACCCCTCGCCGCACCACCGCTGCTGCGCGAACACCGCCTGTATCAAGCCGACTTCCTGCTGCGTGGCTATGGCTACAAGGCTGGCGAGCTGCTGGGCCACAGCGGTAACCTGGCACTGGACATCGACCCCAAGCTGGCCTGGGCGCTGGCCAACCGCGACGTGTTCCCGCTGGACGTGAACCGCGCCGAACCTGCGCTACTGGCGCGTATCCCCGGCATCGGCCTGCGCAGCGTACAGCGTCTGGTCGCCCTGCGCCGGGAGCGGCGCATCCGTTATGACGACCTGATCCAGCTGCGCTGCGTGCTGGACAAGGCACGGCCGTTCATCGTTACAAGCGACTACCGACCCGCCCAGGCCGAGCTGCGCAGCGGCTTGCTGCGAGCGCGCTTGAGTGAGCCGCCAGCGCCCGTGCAGATGGGGTTATGGGGGTGATCGCACTCGACTGCGACGACCTGTTCGCCACCTGGCGCGAGCAGGCCCGGGGGTTGTTGAGCCATGGCATCGACCCGTCGGAAGTCACCTGGTCGCAAGGCCCGATGGCGGACCTGCTGGCCGTGCTGGCCGTGCCGGCAGCGCCGCCTGACGGGCCGGGCCCTTTCCGGGCCAAAGTCCCGGCCGCACTGCTGAGCCAGTTGGAGCAGGCCTCTCGCTACCGTGGCGAGCAGCGCTGGAACCTGCTGTATGAAGTGCTGTGGCGCGTCGCCCATGGCGACCGCACGGCAATGCTGGCCGGTGACCGGCTGGGCAGTGAGCTGCAACGGCGCATCAAGCAGGTAACCCGCGAGGCGCATCACTTGCACGCGTTTGTACGCTTCGTGCCGTTGCCAGAGGAACTGGCTGAGCACTTGCAGCTGGATCTGGTGGCCTATCACGAGCCGGCACACGACATTCTGCACAGTGCCAGCGCCCACTTCGCCGACCGTCTGGGGCGTTTGCGCTGGTTGATTGCCACGCCACAGGATGGCATTCGCTTCGACGGCCAGTCGTTCGACTACCAGCGACAGTGCCCCGAGCCCTGGCGCCAGTGGGCCCGCAACGCCGAAGACCCCGGCGCCGAACTTTGGCGCACCTACTACCGCCACACCTTCAACCCGGCCCGCCTCAACCCGGATGCCTTGCGCCTGCACATGCCAGGGCGGTTCTGGCGGCATTTGCCGGAAGGCATGCTGATAC encodes:
- a CDS encoding putative DNA modification/repair radical SAM protein encodes the protein MQLIAKLGILADAAKYDASCASSGAPKRNSRGADGLGATNGMGICHSYTPDGRCVSLLKVLLTNFCLYDCQYCVNRRSSNVPRARFSPEEVVRLTLDFYRRNCISGLFLSSGIIRSADYTMEQLIRVARLLREEHSFRGYIHLKAIPDADPLLIEEAGRLADRLSVNIELPTDASLKRLAPEKQGHTIRQAMGVIHQGQQAVANEPRAPRFTPAGQSTQVIVGADSTDDSTLLRNAESLYQGYGLKRVYYSAFSPIPDSPGSVPLAAPPLLREHRLYQADFLLRGYGYKAGELLGHSGNLALDIDPKLAWALANRDVFPLDVNRAEPALLARIPGIGLRSVQRLVALRRERRIRYDDLIQLRCVLDKARPFIVTSDYRPAQAELRSGLLRARLSEPPAPVQMGLWG
- a CDS encoding TIGR03915 family putative DNA repair protein encodes the protein MGVIALDCDDLFATWREQARGLLSHGIDPSEVTWSQGPMADLLAVLAVPAAPPDGPGPFRAKVPAALLSQLEQASRYRGEQRWNLLYEVLWRVAHGDRTAMLAGDRLGSELQRRIKQVTREAHHLHAFVRFVPLPEELAEHLQLDLVAYHEPAHDILHSASAHFADRLGRLRWLIATPQDGIRFDGQSFDYQRQCPEPWRQWARNAEDPGAELWRTYYRHTFNPARLNPDALRLHMPGRFWRHLPEGMLIPQLEGLARQGKQRDGQALEVASQTGKTISKPARSV